The following proteins are co-located in the Deinococcus aquaedulcis genome:
- a CDS encoding DUF402 domain-containing protein produces MVTLAPPVAHPVKVERHDVPVLRHHTNTGVRAVQTYRETAGGLYVSRPFVGHPRVRHWQAHLLPALNLVVCRYDFHGEREHDYHLDVADIWREGAVWVVRDLYLDLLVHDGLMAEIVDTDELLAARAAGYLTEPDMHRAVAMAHSALSGLARARYDLQAWLAAQGVRLYWEAGPGARHAEVAEEGGGRG; encoded by the coding sequence ATGGTGACCCTGGCGCCCCCGGTAGCCCATCCCGTCAAGGTGGAGCGGCACGACGTGCCCGTCCTGCGCCACCACACGAATACCGGCGTGCGCGCGGTGCAGACTTACCGTGAGACGGCGGGGGGCCTGTATGTCTCGCGGCCCTTTGTGGGCCATCCCCGGGTGCGCCACTGGCAGGCGCACCTGCTGCCGGCGCTGAATCTGGTGGTCTGCCGCTACGATTTTCATGGCGAGCGCGAACATGATTACCACCTGGATGTGGCCGACATCTGGCGGGAGGGGGCGGTGTGGGTGGTGCGCGACCTGTACCTGGACCTGCTGGTCCACGACGGGTTGATGGCCGAGATCGTGGATACCGATGAGCTGCTGGCCGCCCGCGCCGCTGGCTACCTGACGGAACCCGACATGCACCGCGCCGTGGCGATGGCCCATAGCGCCCTGTCCGGGCTGGCGCGCGCCCGCTACGACCTGCAGGCGTGGCTGGCGGCGCAGGGCGTGCGGCTGTACTGGGAGGCTGGCCCGGGTGCCCGGCACGCCGAGGTGGCCGAGGAGGGAGGTGGAAGAGGCTAG